In the genome of Quercus robur chromosome 3, dhQueRobu3.1, whole genome shotgun sequence, one region contains:
- the LOC126718604 gene encoding UDP-glycosyltransferase 74B1-like: MEETEYRGHVVVLPYPSQGHINPLLQFAKRLASKGVKATIATTRYTLKSICTANVGVEPISDGFDESGFAQAKNVDLFLKSFKANGSRTLSELIQKFQHSGSPVSCVVYDSFLPWALDVAKQHGIYGAPFFTNSATVSHIFCLIHHGKLSLPLKLETTPLIIPGLPPLNFPDLPSFLKLPESYPAYLAMKLSQFSNLDMADWIFSNTFEELEAEEARSISKLWPAKLIGPMVPAAYLDGRIEDDKGYGASLWEPFSDDCIKWLETKPPKTVVYVSFGSMVSLTLEEMEEIAWGLKESGLHFLWVVKESEQDKLPDGFVDSTKEKGLIVSWCNQLEILENQAIGCFVTHCGWNSTLEGLSLGAPMVGVPKWADQLTDAKFVEEIWGVGLRAKEDDKGVVRKEELVICLKEVMEGERSQQIKKNASKWRELAKKAVSEGGSSDKNINEFVQHLVQKDRQ; the protein is encoded by the exons ATGGAGGAAACAGAGTATAGAGGTCACGTTGTGGTGCTCCCATATCCAAGCCAGGGTCACATTAACCCTCTCCTCCAATTTGCAAAACGTTTAGCCTCAAAAGGGGTCAAGGCCACAATAGCTACAACTCGTTATACTCTCAAGTCCATTTGTACAGCAAACGTTGGTGTAGAGCCCATCTCCGATGGGTTTGATGAGAGTGGCTTTGCACAAGCAAAAAACGTGGACTTGTTCCTGAAGTCATTCAAGGCCAATGGCTCAAGAACTCTATCTGAACTCATCCAAAAGTTTCAACACTCTGGTTCTCCCGTGAGTTGTGTTGTGTATGATTCATTTTTGCCATGGGCTCTTGATGTTGCTAAGCAACATGGCATTTATGGAGCACCATTCTTTACCAATTCAGCCACTGTATCCCACATATTCTGTCTCATACACCATGGCAAACTTTCGTTGCCATTGAAGCTTGAAACTACACCACTAATCATTCCTGGCCTACCTCCATTGAACTTCCCTGACCTACCAAGCTTTCTTAAGTTGCCAGAAAGTTATCCAGCATACTTGGCAATGAAATTAAGTCAGTTTTCCAACTTGGACATGGCTGATTGGATATTTAGCAACACTTTCGAAGAATTAGAAGCCGAG GAAGCGAGAAGCATATCAAAGCTCTGGCCAGCAAAGTTGATCGGACCAATGGTCCCAGCGGCTTACTTAGATGGTCGGATTGAAGATGACAAAGGATATGGAGCAAGTCTATGGGAGCCTTTTAGTGATGATTGCATCAAATGGCTAGAAACAAAGCCACCTAAGACAGTAGTGTATGTCTCTTTTGGAAGCATGGTCTCCTTGACATTAGAAGAAATGGAAGAAATTGCATGGGGCTTGAAGGAGAGTGGCTTGCATTTCCTGTGGGTTGTAAAAGAATCTGAGCAAGATAAATTGCCTGATGGGTTTGTGgactcaacaaaagaaaagggtttGATTGTGTCATGGTGCAACCAACTAGAAATACTGGAAAACCAAGCCATTGGTTGCTTTGTAACACACTGTGGGTGGAACTCAACACTAGAAGGGTTGAGCCTTGGGGCACCTATGGTGGGAGTGCCAAAGTGGGCTGACCAATTGACAGATGCAAAGTTTGTGGAGGAGATTTGGGGTGTGGGGCTAAGAGCCAAGGAGGATGATAAgggagttgtgagaaaagaagagCTTGTAATTTGTTTGAAGGAAGTGATGGAAGGAGAGAGGAGCCAGCAGATTAAGAAGAATGCTAGTAAATGGAGGGAGTTGGCTAAGAAAGCAGTCAGTGAAGGAGGGAGCTCTGACAAGAATATCAATGAATTTGTTCAGCATTTGGTACAAAAGGATAGGCAATGA